One Mangifera indica cultivar Alphonso chromosome 4, CATAS_Mindica_2.1, whole genome shotgun sequence genomic region harbors:
- the LOC123214831 gene encoding beta-amyrin synthase-like isoform X3 — protein MWKLKIAEGGNDPYIYSTNNFVGRQTWEFDPEAGTPEERAEVEAARQKFYKNRFQVKPSGDILWRMQFLREKNFKQTIPAVKVEDGEEITYETATVSLRRAVHYLSALQASDGHWPAENAGPLFFLPPLVMCTYITGHLDSLFPAEHKKEILRYIYYHQNEDGGWGLHIEGHSTMFCTALSYICMRILGEGPDGGEDNACARARKWILDRGGVTHIPSWGKTWLSILGVFNWSGSNPMPPEFWILPSFLPMHPAKMWCYCRMVYMPMSYLYGKKFVGPITSLILQLREELYIQPYNQVNWGKVRHLCAKEDLYYPHPLIQDLIWDCLHIFSEPFLTHWPFNKLIRERALQVTMKHIHYEDENSRYIDIGCVEKVLCMLACWVEDPNGDYFKKHLARIPDFLWVSEDGMKLQSFGSQLWDASFAIQALLASNLTDEIGPVLKRGHEFIKASQVKDNPSGDFKGMYRHISKGSWTFSDQDHGWQLSDCTAEGFKCCLFFSMMPPEIVGEKMEPERLYDCVNVLLSLQSKNGGLAAWEPAGAQKWLE, from the exons ATGTGGAAGCTGAAGATTGCAGAAGGTGGCAATGATCCATACATTTACAGCACAAACAACTTTGTGGGAAGGCAAACATGGGAGTTTGATCCAGAAGCAGGGACTCCTGAGGAGCGAGCTGAGGTTGAAGCTGCTCGTcaaaaattctacaaaaatCGGTTTCAGGTCAAGCCCAGTGGTGATATTCTCTGGCGAATGCAG tttcttcgggagaaaaatttcaaacaaacaatCCCAGCTGTAAAGGTGGAGGATGGAGAAGAAATAACGTATGAAACAGCTACAGTCTCGTTGAGGAGGGCGGTCCATTACCTCTCAGCCTTGCAAGCCTCCGACGGCCATTGGCCAGCTGAAAATGCTGGTCCTTTGTTTTTCCTTCCTCCATTG GTGATGTGCACCTATATAACGGGGCATCTTGACAGTTTATTTCCAGCAGAGCATAAGAAGGAAATCCTTCGATACATATACTATCATCAGAATGAAGATGGTGGGTGGGGATTACATATTGAAGGCCACAGCACCATGTTTTGTACAGCTCTCAGCTACATCTGCATGCGTATCCTTGGAGAAGGACCTGATGGCGGCGAAGATAATGCTTGTGCTAGAGCTCGAAAATGGATCCTTGACCGTGGTGGTGTCACTCACATTCCTTCTTGGGGAAAGACTTGGCTTTCG ATACTTGGTGTGTTCAATTGGTCTGGAAGCAACCCAATGCCTCCCGAATTTTGGATCCTTCCATCATTTCTTCCAATGCATCCAG CCAAAATGTGGTGCTACTGCCGCATGGTGTACATGCcaatgtcatatttatatggCAAGAAATTTGTTGGCCCAATTACATCTCTCATTCTACAACTGAGGGAAGAGCTCTACATTCAACCTTACAATCAAGTTAATTGGGGAAAAGTACGCCATTTATGTGCCAAG GAGGATCTTTACTATCCCCATCCTTTGATTCAAGATTTGATTTGGGACTGTTTACATATATTCTCTGAGCCTTTTCTTACACATTGGCCTTTCAACAAGTTGATAAGAGAGAGAGCACTTCAAGTAACAATGAAGCACATTCATTATGAAGATGAGAATAGTCGGTACATTGACATAGGATGTGTGGAAAAG GTGTTATGCATGCTAGCCTGTTGGGTTGAAGATCCAAATGGGGATTATTTCAAGAAGCATCTAGCTAGGATTCCAGATTTCTTATGGGTTAGTGAAGATGGAATGAAGCTGcag AGTTTTGGAAGCCAGCTATGGGATGCTAGTTTTGCTATTCAAGCTTTGCTTGCTAGTAATCTCACTGATGAAATAGGACCTGTACTTAAGAGAGGACATGAATTTATCAAGGCATCTCag gTGAAAGACAATCCTTCTGGTGACTTCAAGGGAATGTATCGACATATTTCCAAAGGCTCTTGGACTTTTTCTGATCAAGATCATGGATGGCAACTTTCTGATTGTACTGCTGAAGGTTTTAAg TGTTGCCTGTTTTTCTCAATGATGCCACCCGAAATCGTTGGGGAGAAAATGGAACCTGAGAGGTTATATGATTGTGTTAATGTCCTATTATCATTACAG AGTAAAAATGGAGGCCTCGCCGCCTGGGAGCCAGCCGGAGCCCAAAAATGGTTGGAA TGA
- the LOC123214837 gene encoding zinc finger CCCH domain-containing protein 48-like isoform X2, whose product MLAKLDGHQKAVSGIALPLGSDKLYSGSKDGTVRLWDCHTGQCASVINLGDEVGCLICEGPWVFIGMPNVVKAWNIESSSEFILNEPVGQVYCMVVANEMLFAGAQDCGIFVWKGSPGAENPFHHVGSLRGHSHTVTCLTVGHNMLDSGSMDNTIKVWDLDTLQSVMTLDGHTDTPMSLLCWDQFLLSCSLDQTIKVWGVAGGNLEVTYTHNEEHGVLALCGLNDFG is encoded by the exons ATGCTGGCAAAGCTTGATGGGCACCAGAAG GCTGTCAGTGGGATTGCCCTTCCTTTAGGGTCAGACAAGCTTTATTCAGGCAGTAAAGATGGAACAGTACGACTTTGGGACTGTCATACTGGTCAATGTGCCAGTGTAATCAATCTTGGTGATGAAGTTGGCTGCTTGATTTGTGAGGGGCCATGGGTCTTTATAGGCATGCCCAATGTTGTTAAG GCATGGAATATTGAGTCATCATCTGAATTTATCCTTAATGAACCAGTTGGCCAAGTTTATTGCATGGTTGTTGCTAATGAAATGCTCTTTGCTGGAGCACAG GATTGTGGTATTTTTGTCTGGAAAGGCAGTCCTGGAGCTGAGAATCCTTTTCATCATGTTGGATCTCTAAGAGGCCACTCTCACACTGTGACATGTCTAACTGTTGGACACAATATGCTTGACTCTGGTTCCATGGACAATACAATAAAG GTTTGGGATCTTGATACTCTACAGTCTGTTATGACGCTAGATGGTCATACTGATACACCAATGTCTCTTCTATGCTGggatcaatttttgttatcctGTTCATTGGACCAGACTATAAAAGTTTGGGGTGTTGCAGGAGGCAACTTGGAAGTAACCTATACACATAATGAAGAACAT GGTGTGCTTGCGCTTTGTGGGTTGAATGATTTTGGATGA
- the LOC123214837 gene encoding zinc finger CCCH domain-containing protein 48-like isoform X1, whose translation MHSRFCGNGISMLAKLDGHQKAVSGIALPLGSDKLYSGSKDGTVRLWDCHTGQCASVINLGDEVGCLICEGPWVFIGMPNVVKAWNIESSSEFILNEPVGQVYCMVVANEMLFAGAQDCGIFVWKGSPGAENPFHHVGSLRGHSHTVTCLTVGHNMLDSGSMDNTIKVWDLDTLQSVMTLDGHTDTPMSLLCWDQFLLSCSLDQTIKVWGVAGGNLEVTYTHNEEHGVLALCGLNDFG comes from the exons GCTGTCAGTGGGATTGCCCTTCCTTTAGGGTCAGACAAGCTTTATTCAGGCAGTAAAGATGGAACAGTACGACTTTGGGACTGTCATACTGGTCAATGTGCCAGTGTAATCAATCTTGGTGATGAAGTTGGCTGCTTGATTTGTGAGGGGCCATGGGTCTTTATAGGCATGCCCAATGTTGTTAAG GCATGGAATATTGAGTCATCATCTGAATTTATCCTTAATGAACCAGTTGGCCAAGTTTATTGCATGGTTGTTGCTAATGAAATGCTCTTTGCTGGAGCACAG GATTGTGGTATTTTTGTCTGGAAAGGCAGTCCTGGAGCTGAGAATCCTTTTCATCATGTTGGATCTCTAAGAGGCCACTCTCACACTGTGACATGTCTAACTGTTGGACACAATATGCTTGACTCTGGTTCCATGGACAATACAATAAAG GTTTGGGATCTTGATACTCTACAGTCTGTTATGACGCTAGATGGTCATACTGATACACCAATGTCTCTTCTATGCTGggatcaatttttgttatcctGTTCATTGGACCAGACTATAAAAGTTTGGGGTGTTGCAGGAGGCAACTTGGAAGTAACCTATACACATAATGAAGAACAT GGTGTGCTTGCGCTTTGTGGGTTGAATGATTTTGGATGA